From a single Stackebrandtia endophytica genomic region:
- a CDS encoding response regulator: protein MIRAVVADDQRSVRRAFTAFLHDTDDIRVVGESVDGPTAVSLAREHHADVVLMDVRMPGGDGITATERLAGPRVARPIPVVVITTFDLDEYLFGALEAGAVGFLLKDAPPPEIVAAVRAAASGDALVSPRVTRRVLTEFARRRPRRPDSTRGPELTPREHDVLAAIRRGLSNAEIAAELFIETGTVKTHVSNVIRKLGVRDRVQAIVWAFENDHLFASERKTS from the coding sequence ATGATCCGCGCCGTCGTCGCCGACGACCAACGCTCGGTACGCCGAGCCTTCACCGCGTTCCTCCACGACACCGACGACATCCGAGTCGTGGGCGAGTCCGTCGACGGACCGACGGCGGTGTCGCTGGCTCGCGAACACCACGCCGACGTGGTCCTGATGGATGTCCGCATGCCCGGTGGGGACGGCATCACCGCGACCGAACGCCTGGCCGGTCCGAGAGTCGCCCGACCGATCCCGGTCGTCGTCATCACGACGTTCGACTTGGACGAATACCTGTTCGGGGCCCTGGAGGCCGGAGCGGTCGGCTTCCTGCTCAAGGACGCTCCGCCTCCGGAGATCGTGGCGGCGGTGCGCGCGGCAGCCTCCGGTGACGCACTCGTATCGCCTCGGGTGACCCGGCGGGTACTGACCGAGTTCGCTCGACGGCGACCTCGGCGGCCCGACTCCACGAGGGGCCCGGAGTTGACACCCCGCGAACACGACGTGCTGGCAGCGATACGACGCGGATTGAGCAACGCCGAGATAGCCGCGGAGCTGTTCATCGAGACCGGCACGGTCAAGACCCACGTCTCCAACGTCATTCGCAAGCTCGGCGTCCGCGACCGCGTCCAGGCGATCGTCTGGGCGTTCGAGAACGACCACCTGTTCGCCTCGGAGAGGAAGACCTCATGA